The following are encoded together in the Zingiber officinale cultivar Zhangliang chromosome 8A, Zo_v1.1, whole genome shotgun sequence genome:
- the LOC122010825 gene encoding adenylate isopentenyltransferase-like, whose amino-acid sequence MRVFLNRISFRVPLLPNFPHSQRQRQRQRQRQQQFYHQQRHHLYSGYGDKKEEEEEAVVVIMGATGTGKSKLSIDLSSAFAGEVVNSDKIQVYRGLDITTNKISLAERRSVPHHLLGALDPAAGELPRARFRALAACAIRDIAARDRLPVIAGGSNSFVHALLSERFDPQGDPFVDEDAGEEEEKGRRRRRLLRYRCCFLWVHVEAAVLAEYLDRRVEEMLGQGMVEELEEYFATEGEEAERRHPGLGKAIGVSEFKRYFTARGSRTNSEYDSAVAAIKANTRRLAESQVRKMERLVAIGWPLRRVDATATVEARLGAGLGASTTASCWKRDVEGPSLVAVEQLLLRKDGDVYDHRPHTRMCAAIRLH is encoded by the coding sequence ATGAGAGTTTTTCTCAACAGAATAAGCTTCAGGGTTCCACTCCTCCCTAATTTCCCTCACAGCCAGAGACAGAGGCAGAGGCAGAGGCAGAGGCAGCAGCAATTCTACCACCAGCAAAGACACCATCTGTACAGTGGCTATGGAGAcaaaaaggaggaggaggaggaggcggtggTGGTGATTATGGGTGCCACTGGCACGGGTAAGTCGAAGTTGTCCATTGATCTCTCCTCTGCCTTCGCCGGGGAGGTGGTGAATTCCGACAAGATCCAGGTGTACCGTGGCCTCGACATCACCACCAATAAGATCTCCTTGGCCGAGCGGCGCAGCGTGCCGCACCATTTGCTCGGGGCGCTCGATCCAGCAGCAGGTGAGCTTCCCCGTGCGCGGTTCCGGGCTTTGGCTGCCTGCGCTATTCGTGATATCGCTGCGCGAGACCGACTGCCGGTGATCGCAGGTGGCTCCAACTCCTTCGTCCATGCGTTGCTGTCGGAGCGTTTTGACCCACAGGGCGACCCATTCGTCGATGAGGATGctggggaggaggaagagaaggggcggcggcggcggcggctgctCCGGTACAGGTGCTGCTTCTTGTGGGTGCATGTGGAGGCCGCCGTACTGGCGGAGTACCTGGACCGGAGGGTGGAGGAGATGCTGGGGCAGGGGATGGTGGAAGAGCTAGAGGAGTATTTCGCGACGGAGGGGGAGGAGGCGGAGCGGAGGCACCCCGGACTGGGAAAGGCCATTGGGGTGTCCGAGTTCAAGCGCTACTTCACGGCGCGGGGCTCACGGACGAACTCCGAGTATGACAGCGCGGTGGCGGCGATCAAGGCTAACACCCGGCGTCTGGCGGAGTCGCAGGTGAGGAAGATGGAGCGGCTGGTGGCGATCGGGTGGCCGCTGCGGCGGGTGGACGCGACTGCAACGGTGGAGGCGCGACTCGGCGCCGGTCTCGGAGCCAGTACTACGGCGAGCTGCTGGAAGAGGGACGTGGAGGGGCCCAGCCTCGTGGCCGTAGAACAATTGCTTCTGAGGAAGGACGGCGATGTTTATGATCACCGTCCACACACGCGCATGTGCGCCGCAATCCGCCTCCATTAA